The Novipirellula aureliae sequence AACCGAGCATCCGTTCGCATGCGGCGGCGGCTATCCGTCGGAGGTTTGCCGTCGGTTGGTCCCATCGGCGGATCGAGGGAAGAGTCACTCATTCGTACGTCTCCCGGAACCGTTTTCGGATCACGTTACCAAACATCGTCAAGGATAACGTGATCAAGAACAACGTGAAGGCAACGGCATACATCGAATAATATTCGGTTCCAAAATTGGAAACATCACCGCCCGCCATCTGAACCATAAAACCTGTCATTGTTTGTATTTCATCTCGAGGATCGATCGTTAATTGCGGTCGACTGCCTGCGGCCAAAGCGACAATCATTGTTTCGCCGATTGCCCGAGCAATGGCTAACAGAAACGCACTAATAATGCCGCTGAGCGCCGCGGGGACGATAACCTTCACCGAAGCATCAAAGCGAGTCCCACCGAGTCCATATGCCGCATCGCGAAGCGATTTGGGGACCGCTTGCAGAGCATCTTCCGCAAGCGAGCAAACGGTAGGAAAACATAGAATGCCGACCGCAATCCCTGCGCTCATGGCGTTGTAGACGCTGAATCCGTCATGCAACCACTGCAAGATCGGCGTGATGGTTGTCAATGCAAAGAACCCGTAAACCACCGTGGGAATTCCCGCCAAAATCTCCAGTATCGGCTTGAGTGCATTGCGTACTTTTCGAGGTGCGTACTCACTCAAATAGATCGCGGTGATCAGACCCAGCGGCAATGCAAAACACATCGCAATCGCCGTGATCAAGAGCGTGCCGCTGATCAATCCCCAAATTCCGAAACTCTTCGTCGCCCCAAGCAGCGGAGTCCACTGGGCCGATCCCAAAAAATTACCTAGCGTTACCTCCTCAAAACTGAAAAAGGTAATCGTTTCCCCCAGCAATACTCCGATGATGGCAAGAGTAATGAGAACGGAGAAAACGCCACAACAAATTAGCGAAAGAAAGATACCCTTCTCTCTTAGGCGCACAGCACTCAAACTCCGCCGCTGGCGAGCAAAGTAGCTGTCTATTCGCTGCTGTGCGAGAGGATCGTTAGTGAGTGCTGTAGACACAGTAATTCATATAGTTAGTGGCTTGTTTAAACGCGTGGCGAGAGGAGGCAAACGCTTTGCCTGATATCACTCAAACGCGAACCCTCAGTTTACCGTGCTGGTGGTCTTGTAGAGTTCCGTTACCGCACCACTGCGTTTTTTCAAATCTTCTGTCAAGTAATGGGTACCAGTATTACCACCACGGCAATGCTTCATCGCTTCGGCGTAGACCGTTTTTGGCAAGGCAACGTATCCGGTTTGCGCGGCCAACTTAGGAGCCATTTGCAAATAGTAAGCAACGAACCGCCGAACTTCCGGACGCTTGAAAGAACGAGCATTGACGTAGATGAACAAGGGACGACTGAATGGAGCATACGTCCCGTTTTCAATGGTCGTCGCGTCAGGTGAGACCGGCTCGTTGGTTTCAGGATTAATGATTGGCACCGATTTCAACTTGTCCTGATTTTCTTCGTAGTAGGCGACCCCAAAGAATCCAATCGCATTCGGTGAACCCGAAACGCCCGTGACTAGTACATTGTCATCCTCACTCGTACTCATATCCGAGCGAAGAGACCCTTCCTTATCGGCAACGACCTCCTTGAAATAGTCGAACGTTCCCGAGTCCGTGCCAGGAGCAAAGATCTTGATTGGCTTCTGCGGCCAACCATCACGGACTTCGGACCATGTCTTCGCGGACCCTTCGGCAGTAAAAATCTTACGGATCTCATCCACCGACAAATGATCGACAAAGTCATTGTCTTTGTGAACAACCAAGGTCAATCCATCGTAGGCCACCGGAATCTCAAAGAATTCAATGCCTGATTCTCGAGCCGCCTCGAACTCGGTCGATTTGATCGGTCGCGATGCATCGGATATATCGGTTTGTCCGATTGTAAATCGCTTGAACCCGCCACCCGTGCCCGAGACTCCGACATTCACTTTCACGTTAGGAAAATCTTTGGTGAAACCGCTGGCCGCTGCCTCACTAATGGGGTATACCGTGCTACTGCCGTCAATGTCCACTTTTCCTAGTAGACTCGCATTTTGGGCCTGGCTAGATGCAGGGACTAAGAAACCGAATACAACTGCAGTCACAAAATTACGAAAAACTCGACGTCTCATTGAAGTGCCTTTTTAGCGAAATTGCTTTTTGAAGTTCATTTGTTTCAAGACGGAAAGGATATCAGATCCAATTTCTCAAAAGAGGCGAGTTGTGCTAACGGACGATGAAGATTGCGTTAAGATTCCTGAGCCGTTTTCTACCGACCCATCGTGCTGACGCTCCCCCCCTTTGATACCGAGCAAGTTCGCAAGAAATACCCACTTGCTCCTCCTCCTCATTCGCATCGAGGACAAGCTCCCGAGCAATCGGCGACGTGGCCTGGGGTGCGACCTGGGGCGCAATGAAACTGGCCCGACTCTTCGAGAAACGCCAGACATCTGCGATTGTAAAGTGAACTCGTTGTGCGTTACCATGGTGGCACGCGATTTCAATCGCTGCTGTCCCTTCAAGTGTACCCAAAGTGACTCAAGCCGTGACGTTCAAAAAAACGAAGCTTCGAAAACCGAGTTACCAAGGTGCCGAGTCGGAGCGTCCGCGTGAACGCAAAATCGGATCGCTTGTCAATCAATTGATCTCTCGCCGCGGTTATGCCCAAGTGACGGTCGTCAATGAAATGGAAGCTGCCATTTTAGAGGGGATCGACGAGAGCATCCGCTCAAGTATTCGCGTGGGTAATTTGAAGCGAGGTGTGCTCGACATCTACGCGTCCGATTCGGTAACGCTGCAAGAGCTGAACTTTCAAAAGCGTTCGATTCTGAAGAAAATCCTAGCAAATCATCCACAAGCAAAAGTCAGTGACTTGAAGTTCCGAATACAAAGCGGTGTCTAACCCAATGAGACATCGGAGTTATGAGACATCGGAGTTCGCGATTGACGCGAATGGAACGTTGCGGCCCATGGTTGCGGCCCATGAATGTTTTTGGGTGGCATTCGATTCCCTATTCATGTTGTTTGGCCATAGCCTCCGCAACGATTGGTTCGTAGATACCAGGGATGGCCGTATTGAGAATGACAACACGAATCAGATAGATCGCTACAGGGACGCCAAGAATTAGCCCCCACATTCCAAAGAAATGCTCCGCAACAAACAGAATCACGATCACCAAGATGGGGTGCAAATGCCCGAGTTTCCCAATGATCTGTGGCGACAGTACCAGTCCCTCAAGCAAATGGATCAGGGCGACCGCCATCACGACCTGCAGTACCATGAGGAATGACCCATCCGGCTGCAAGATGGCAACCGCGCAAATGGGAATGCCCGACAGAATCACGCCAAGGACTGGGATAAAACTAAACACAAAGACGATCAAGGCCAATAGGAACCGGTATTCGACCCCGATGAAATACAGCGTGACTAGAGTAAAAACAGCATTGAACATTGCGATGATGACTTGCCCCTGAAAGGACTTGCCGATCAGCTTGCCAAACGCAACAACGTTGGGAGCGATTTCATCATAGATTCGCTGCAATCGTGTTTCGCGAATGCTTGCCACCGCCAGCTTGATTCCATGCCAATCGATCAAGATCAGTATAGCCAGTATCAGCGACGTGATGACCTGGATAGGAATTCGGACCAGATGGCTAAGACCTTGATCAACCCGGCCAACCACCGCTTCCATCACGATGTCGCCGTCATTCTTCGCATGAGTTCGGACCCAGTCGGCAACGTGGCTGGTACCCCACCACTGCCGGCCCAATTCCAACTTGGTCG is a genomic window containing:
- the pstC gene encoding phosphate ABC transporter permease subunit PstC gives rise to the protein MSTALTNDPLAQQRIDSYFARQRRSLSAVRLREKGIFLSLICCGVFSVLITLAIIGVLLGETITFFSFEEVTLGNFLGSAQWTPLLGATKSFGIWGLISGTLLITAIAMCFALPLGLITAIYLSEYAPRKVRNALKPILEILAGIPTVVYGFFALTTITPILQWLHDGFSVYNAMSAGIAVGILCFPTVCSLAEDALQAVPKSLRDAAYGLGGTRFDASVKVIVPAALSGIISAFLLAIARAIGETMIVALAAGSRPQLTIDPRDEIQTMTGFMVQMAGGDVSNFGTEYYSMYAVAFTLFLITLSLTMFGNVIRKRFRETYE
- a CDS encoding PstS family phosphate ABC transporter substrate-binding protein — translated: MRRRVFRNFVTAVVFGFLVPASSQAQNASLLGKVDIDGSSTVYPISEAAASGFTKDFPNVKVNVGVSGTGGGFKRFTIGQTDISDASRPIKSTEFEAARESGIEFFEIPVAYDGLTLVVHKDNDFVDHLSVDEIRKIFTAEGSAKTWSEVRDGWPQKPIKIFAPGTDSGTFDYFKEVVADKEGSLRSDMSTSEDDNVLVTGVSGSPNAIGFFGVAYYEENQDKLKSVPIINPETNEPVSPDATTIENGTYAPFSRPLFIYVNARSFKRPEVRRFVAYYLQMAPKLAAQTGYVALPKTVYAEAMKHCRGGNTGTHYLTEDLKKRSGAVTELYKTTSTVN
- a CDS encoding DUF721 domain-containing protein, which codes for MTFKKTKLRKPSYQGAESERPRERKIGSLVNQLISRRGYAQVTVVNEMEAAILEGIDESIRSSIRVGNLKRGVLDIYASDSVTLQELNFQKRSILKKILANHPQAKVSDLKFRIQSGV